A genomic region of Notamacropus eugenii isolate mMacEug1 chromosome 3, mMacEug1.pri_v2, whole genome shotgun sequence contains the following coding sequences:
- the LOC140531438 gene encoding olfactory receptor 6C2-like yields the protein MRNHTEITLFILPGLTDDKQLQVLVFIFLFLNYFLSVTGNLIIITLTLMDPHLKSPMYFFPRNFSFLEVSITTSCIPRYLYSISTGDKMISYNACATQLFFVIFLGAAEFFLLATMSYDRYVAICKPLHYTTIMNSKVCHQLLVSCWLAGLMIILPPLSLGLQLEFCNSNVVDHFYCDTFPVLQISCTDTQLIEGVVLIDSILTLIITLLLVILSYAFIVRTILRFPSAQQRKKAFSTCSSHMIVICITYGSCIFMYIKSSAKEKVALNKVVSVLLTSIAPVMNPFIYSLRNKQVRQAFKNLIQKITIFIKQ from the coding sequence ATGAGAAATCACACAGAGATAACATTATTCATTCTGCCAGGACTGACAGATGACAAACAGTTGCAGGTCTTggtttttatctttctgtttctcaacTACTTTTTGAGTGTAACTGGGAATCTGATTATCATCACCCTCACCTTGATGGATCCCCACCTGAAAAGCCCCATGTATTTTTTCCCGCGGAACTTCTCCTTTCTGGAAGTCTCAATCACAACTTCCTGTATTCCCCGATACCTCTACAGCATATCAACTGGAGATAAAATGATTTCTTATAATGCCTGTGCCACGCAactattttttgtcatctttcttgGAGCAGCAGAGTTTTTCCTTCTGGCCACCATGTCCTATGATCGCTATGTGGCCATCTGCAAACCTTTACATTACACAACAATCATGAACAGCAAAGTTTGTCACCAGCTCCTGGTGAGTTGTTGGCTGGCTGGACTGATGATCATCCTCCCCCCACTTAGCCTGGGACTTCAGTTGGAATTCTGCAACTCCAATGTTGTTGACCATTTTTACTGTGATACATTTCCTGTGCTACAGATTTCATGCACAGACACACAGTTGATAGAAGGAGTGGTTTTAATTGATTCAATATTGACACTCATCATCACCTTACTCTTAGTAATTTTGTCTTATGCCTTCATTGTCAGGACTATTCTGAGATTCCCCTCTGCCCAGCAAAGGAAAAAGGCATTTTCTACCTGTTCCTCCCACATGATTGTCATCTGCATCACGTATGGCAGTTGCATCTTCATGTACATCAAATCTTCTGCAAAAGAAAAAGTGGCTTTGAACAAAGTGGTTTCAGTTCTCCTAACTTCTATTGCCCCTGTGATGAACCCATTTATTTACAGCTTAAGGAACAAACAAGTCAGACAAGCTTTTAAGAACTTAATCCAAAAGATAACAATTTTCATAAAGCAGTAA